The Desulfobacterales bacterium region TGCCGAACCACCAACGCTTCGATATCGCTGCTCGCATCGGCGATGTTGTAAGGCATGCCGCAAGCACTGTAGGAAACATCCTGTGTCTTTTCAAACACGGTTATGGTTAGGCCGGGGAGGTGGCGCCTGGCCCGGCTGGCCGCGCTCATCCCGGCGGCATCCCCGCCAATAATGACAAAATCCATATATGACCTCCTTTGTTAGTGCTCACCCATTATGAAAAAAAATATGGATGAAAGCCGGTAGGCTATCAGCTATCAGCTATCAGCTATGAGCTATCAGCTATGAGCTATCAGCTATGAGCTATCAGCTATGAGCTATCAGCTATTAGTTTAACTTTCTTCCGGTGTGAAAGCCACCACATCGTCGATACAGCGAGTGTCAGCGAAGATCATCACGAGCCGATCGATGCCCATCGCATTACCGGCGGCCTCCGGCATGTCCCCGAGCGCGGAAAGAAAGGCTTCCGGCAAGGCGTGACATGTTTTTCCGGCGCGGGCCATAGCGCTGCGTTCGTCTTCAAAACGGACGCGTTGTTCCACCGGGTCAGTCAATTCCACAAACGCATTGCACAATTCAAGCCCGCAGATGTAAAGTTCGAAGCGTTGGGCAACATCGGAACGCAAAGGGTCCAGCCTGGCTAGCGACCCGCAGGCGGCCGGGTAATCATATAAAAAAGTCGGTTTATCGAATCCCAGCATCGGCTCGATGTCGTTGACCATGATTTCCTCGAATCGATCTTGCGCCAGGGCCGCCTCGGGTGTCAGCTTTGCCCAGCGGGAAAAGGCATCCGCCACTGACATGCGCGACCACGGGGCGCTGATATCGACGGTATGGTTCTGATAATGAAGGGTATCCGGCGTACCGAGGCCGTGAGCAACGGTCCGAACCAACCCTTCACACTGGTCCATGAAATCAAAATAGTCAATCCCGGCGCAATACCATTCCAGCATCGTAAATTCGCTCAGATGGTTGCGCCCTCGTTCCCGGTGTCGAAAACATTTGCAGATTTGAAAAATACGCGCATATCCGGCGGAAAGCAGGCGCTTCATAAAAAGCTCGGGGGACGGCTGCAACCACCATGATCCGCAAGGGATGGGTTCGATGTGCCGTTCGGGCGCCGGGGTAGATAAACGGATTGGGGTTTCGACTTCGAGAAAGTGGTTGTTGTTAAAAAACCGCCGAACCAGTTGTAATATTCCAGCGCGAAGCCGAAGATTTTCCCGAATATGGGTTTGCCTGTATGGGGTCACGAGCGTAACGAGTTATTCCCTTAGCCGGCAGATGGGCGGCTGGGCTGCTTGGCGGCCAACGGCCTACCTTAATTGAGTGCGCAGGCCCACCCGGCTTTGACATGGCGTTGGTGCCGTATCATTATTTGCCCAGGGCGCGGACGAGATAGATATCTTTTTTCCGGTCCTGCAGGTAAATGTGGCTATAATCGGCTCCATTAGCGGATTCATACCACTGATACCCGAGATGGGTGCATTCCCCGCAAGCATCAATGGGAATATGAACCGCGAGAATCTGAACACCACGATCACTGGACGAAGCGATTTTCAAGGCGCCAGGGCAATCCGGGCAGGCGCGAATGGTTTCTATCTGCCGTTCACCAATATTGTCCGTGTCATAATAGATATTGCGCGTTCGTTCGTCGAGCTTCTTTTTTGACAGTAAATCGGCTTTCGTTTTTTCACGTTGCGCCCAATTGCCCAAAACGGTTTCACCGGTTCGTTTGATCCAGTCCATGATGCCGGGCGTTTGTCTTGTTTTTTCTGCATCGTAATCCGGCTCCACGACCTTGCTGTAATCGAGGCCGGCCATGGCCAGAATGATGCCGACATTGACATAGGGCAAGGCGCCCTCGATGGCATAGCCGCCTTCTAAAACCGCGATGTCCGGTTTTAACAGGCGGGTCAGGTCCGCATAGCCTTGCGCGGAAAAATTCATATTGGTGATGGGATCGGTAAAATGATTGTCCTGGCCGGCTGAATTGACGATAAGATCCGGCTTGAAATCCTTTAGGATGGGTAACACGATATCGGTGAGGGCATAAAGAAACCCTTCTTCCGAGGTGTGCGGCGGCAGCGGAATATTGACGGTCGTTCCCACGGCTGTAGGCCCTCCCATCTCATTGGCAAACCCAGAGCCGGGATAGAGGGTTCGGCCGTCCTGGTGCATCGAAACAAAGAGGGTGTTCGGATCATGCCAGTAAATGTCTTGGGTGCCGTCACCATGATGGCAATCCGTATCCACGATGGCCACTTTTTTAACATTGTAGGCGGTGCGCAGGTATTCGATCATGACTGCTTCGATATTAATGTTGCAAAATCCCCTGGCGCCGTGAACAACCCGCATGGCGTGGTGTCCCGGGGGGCGGACCAGCGCAAAACCGTGCTCGATTTTTTTGTCGAGAACCGCTTTTCCAATGGTTTTCGCGCCGCCCGCGCTGATGAAATGGGATTCGGTCGTCACTGCGGAAACATCGGGAACACAAAAATGGACACGTTGAATGTCTTCGACGGTGCACAGGCCCGGCTTGAATTCATGAATTCCTTCGATATCGAAAATGCCCTCTTCAATCACCTGATCCTGAGTGTAAAGAAGCCGCTCTTCCCGTTCCGGATGGGTGGGGCTGATAGCCCAGTCAAAAGCAGGGAAAAACACAAGGCCGGTTTTATGTTTAGCGTGCAACATAGTTACTCCGATTGTTAATATCGATGTCCATCCATGATGGTATTTGTCCTCAAAGCCTTCCGGCTTCCCGGCTTCAAGCGTTTAGCTTCCGGCGCCGCCGCCTTAAGAGGGGGATGCCGGTGTTTCCAGGCCCGCAAATAATTCGTAGCCGTGAATAAGCCCCGGCTTGATTTGAACTTTTGTGCGGATATTTCGACCCGTGGTATAAAATCCACGGACCATGTTGAACTGAATGTTTTCGACCACTTCCATTTCAAGGTGATCCGGGTCGGCGCCCATTTGCAGCCCCTTGTGCCTGAGCAGCTCAAAGGCTTCCCGAACGGCATCTTGGTTGCTGAATTCTTTTCCTATTTTTTTCAGATAGTTTTCTTCCGGTGCCGTGCAGATTCCCTGCTCGGTATCGGCAAAAAAGGTCAGCTCACAGGTGGTTCTAGCCAGCGCAGCACCGATGGCATTGGCTACCTTGCTGTTAGGTAAGGCCCGGACTGTTAGCGCGCTTATTTCCTCAAGCTTTTTGGACAAAATGGCCGCAGGTCCGCCAAGCACTAATATTTCAGTTGGGTTAACCTTGTAATTTTCGAGGAGTTCGTGAACCGTATAAACCGGTTTGGAATTAATGCGAACGATCATCTGCGTCGCCGCATCCAATATATCCTGGCAGGTTTTCTCATGGATCAGGGCCGCTGCATTTTCGACCGTTGTTCCCAAGGCTTCGGCAACCGGCGTAAGGCCGTCAATGGATTTTTGGCGATTTCCATCAGAGATGAGTCCCAAGACGAAAAGCGCATCCGTGGGGGTGGGCGACAAACCGCCAAAGGCCATGGCAGGGCCCTTGCGGTCCGGCCCGATCTCCAGGCGACCATCTATCACGCGGACAAAGCTGTCTCCGCCGACACCGATCGAGTGAGTGTTCATGGCATGGATCAGTGTTTTATACCCGCCCAATTCAGCGCCCAACGGGTCCAGCAGGGGAACGCCGTCAACCAAAACCGCCATATCGGTTGTAGTGCCGCCGATATCGAGTACCAGACTTCCCACATTTTTGGATGCGTACGGTAGGGCGCCCATCACGCTGGCCGCCGGTCCGGAAAGGATCGTGTGGCCCGGATAATCGATGGAAGAATCAAATCTCATGGTACCGCCGTCAGGCTTCAGAATCTTGATCGATCTAAGGATCCCTTTTTCCACCAGGGATTTTTGGACGGCCTCGAAAAATGTTTTATGAATCGGGTAAACGGCGGCATTGAGATAAACCGTAGCGATTCTTCTGGGGAAATTCAGATTGCCGGACATTTGATGCCCTAAAAAAACTTTTTCAAATTGCCCCTCCAGGAGGGAGGCTATTTTAAGTTCGTGAGAAGGATTGCGCGTGGAGAATTTTCCGACCACTCCGACATAATGCACACCAGCGGTTACGAGTTTTCGGGAGATCGCGATAATTTCATCCGTGTTGACCGGTTGAATTTCGCGCCCACGATGGTCAATCGCCCCGGTTACCGAATGATAATGATCGGAAACTTGAAGCAAAGCAGCATCAATCCCCGGTCCGGCTGTGACGATTATTCCGACAGGCGGTGTTTCTTTCTGGACGATTGCATTGGTGGTTAGCGTGGTGCTGAAAACCACCCGCCCGATAGTGTTCGGATCAATCCCGTCGGTAACTTGATGCAAGCCGGTCAATACCGTCTCAAACAGGTCGGATTGATTGGTGGGAATCTTAAATTCACGAATCAGTCCGTTCTTTCCCAAAAGCACGACATCCGTATGCGTACCGCCGACATCCAGGCCGATTATCATAGTAATTCCCTGATTCCATGGTTAATGAAAAACACGTCCCGCATTCAGAAATTTTATTCGGCACTTCAGAATGCTCGGGGCTGTTATTCATGTCGGGAAAAATATTGCTTTGTTGTTTTTCATATCGTTTTGTTAGGAAACATTATTGAATTAAATTTTCTATCTAATATCAATAAGGTTGTCAATACGACACGTGGGCGCCGACAGGGCAATCGCATGTACCCCATAGCCCGCTTCAGCCTTGAGAAAAATCGGATTCCAGCTGCGGCAAACTCACGCGGAACGCGTTCAAACAGTGCCGCAGCTTCCATTCGATTCCCCGCAAGGCTTTTGTTCCCAGCTGTTCATTTCTACATGCGATTGCCATGCGGGTGCCGAGATGTTCTTTTTCATTGCATGGTTGTTTCCCTCCATTGCCTGCCTCCTTTTCGGATAGAGCCGAAGCATTGCCACATCGTGCCCGCTGAATTCTTACAAAATATGACATGGGGTTTAAGCCGAGTCAATTTATATCGTCAACCCCTGTATTAATTCATTTTATACGTCATAATCAAGGCGGATGCCCGCAATTCTTTCATTGTGATGCGTCGAGTTTTATGGTTTACATTATAAAAAAGGGCATAAAGACAGGCTCAAAGGCCCCGGATCGGGCGACGCGAAAGCGGGAACGCCGACGCGCAAAAAGGGAGGATCTTTTGCCGAATAATTCCCGATTAAGGAGGTATAACCATGTATAATCTGATTGTGATACTGATTGTCATTGGTGTATGGCTGCTGTTTCAATTGGTCATTTTGCCTAAAATGGGCATTTCATCCTGACTGAAAGGTGCTTGTCAGTTGCCAAGCAAAGAAAAACAGCCCGAAAAACCAACCCACAAGGAAAAATAAATCGGGAAACAACGCCTGCATATTCCCTTTATAAATGCCGATGGCTGAAGCAGCGACCATCTTTTTACGCATGATTTCTAAGGTTTAGCTCAATAGGGTGGGGGGATAAAAAAAATTGCGACTTCAAATAGGGTTGATTGTATTTTTGCACATAATGATTGATTAAGGTCACCGGCACAATGAGCGGGACATGGCGTTTTTGGTAAAGACTGATGATATCGAGAAGCTCTTGTTTTTCATCCCCGGTGAGTTGCTTTTTAAAATATCCTAGGACGTGTTGAAGGACATTGGTGTTTTTGGCGGGCGTGGCTTTTAATTGCAGGGCCGCCATCAACAGGGATTGATAGGTATCATAAAGTGTTTCGGCAGGTATGACCTTGATTTTGGCGATGAGTTTTCCCATTTCCTTGTAATGCGCGGGGCTGTGGGCGAGTATCATTAGCTTGTGATGGGTATGAAAGGCGACCAGCTCGCCTCTTTTTTTCTGCCCGGATAAAAGTTCCCGCCATCGCTTGAACACGAACACCCTTTCAATAAAATTTTCTCGAAGCGCGGGATCATGAAGGCGCCCTTCTTCTTCCGCCGGCAAAAACGGAAAATGCGCCATAAAAATTCGAGCAAACACGCCCACGCCCTTTTTGACTGGCATGCCGCTTTTTCCATATACCTTGACCCGCTCCATGCCGCTGCTGGGAGAATCGCTTTTAAAAATAAATCCGCACAGGTTTTCTGATTCAAGCGCTTGCGCGCGTTGCCTCGCCCATGTGACCATTTGCGCCGTATGGTCGATACCGCTTTGGGTGGTTACCAGCCGCGGCGCTTCGATGTCGCCGACGAGCCGCATGGTTTCCCGAGGCACACCGAGCCCGCATTCGACTTCCGGGCAGACGGGAACATAGGTTACATATTGCCCCAAGGTATCGGTGAGAAACCGGTCTTTCTTGTGGCCGCCGTCATATCGAACCTTTTCGCCCAGAAGGCAAGCGCTGATGCCTATTCGAATTGCCTGATCCATTGTTTTTTCCTCTCGACCTTAAAAGGGTAACGCCCGTGTCCAAGGAGGACGCCTGCGTCTTCGCCATTTTGCGAATTTGAGTTTTTCGCCGATATAATACGCTCGGTACGCGCGCACCGCATCGCCGGGCACCTGATATTTTTCCGGCATGGCTTGAACAAATGGGGTAAGCCCCCTGGCCTCATAGGCCATCCCGTTAATTTTTCCGAGAATGTCGATGGATCGGTGATCCATGCTTTTTCTGAAACGATATCGATATTCTTTGTTAAGGTAAACCATCAATTTTTTCAGCCAATTGAAATTATCATAAGAGGCGGCTGCCCACAGCACGCAGGGATGCTTTAAATGGGTTGGTTTATAGGGGGTGTTAAACCCATGAATGTGAAGTGCCGAACAAAGAATTTGCGCGCTTTCAAGTATCATTTTGACGACATGCTGATCGCAATGGTACCGGGCGCAGCGCTCAAAATCGGTATCCAGCACGAAAATATTCATTTCTCTCCGACGTTAAAACGGCCACAGGCGCGGAATAAAAAGGGCGCCGGCGATCAATACCATCAGATTCAATGGCATGCCCAGTTTCAGGTAATCGCTGAACCGGTATCCGCCCGGGCCGTAAACCAGCAGGTTCGTCTGGTAACCGATGGGCGTGGCAAAGCACGCGCTGGCGCCGAAGCAAACTCCGACAATAAACGGTTTCGGATCCACCCCCAGTGAAGTTGCCGCTGAGATGGCGATGGGCAAGATGAGAACGGCCGTGGCGTTGTTACTTAATATTTGCGTACTGATGCTGGTCATCAAGATGATGCCGCCCAAAATGACAGGGGGGGAATAGCCCGAGAGTAGCCGTAAAAAAGCATGCGCATAGAGCTGGCTGGTACCGGTTTGCGCCATGGCCGTGCCTAGAGCGATGGTTCCGGCAATGAGCAACAACACTTCTCCCTGAAGCGCCCTGTACGCATCGCGCATCTGCAAGCAGCCCGTTAGAATCATCAAAAATGCCGCCAGAAGCGCGCACACCATAATATCGGCCAATCCGGAAGTGGCTGCCGTGATCATGCCGGCAAATATGATCGAAGATATCCATGTTTTTCGTTTATGAATAATCTCCTCATACACATCTTCTATCATGATATAGTCTTTGCCCGCCCGAATGGCGCCAAGTTTATTGGCGAAGCACCATACCAGCATGATATCGCCGATCTTAAGGCGCACATCATGAAGTTGCCTTTCCGTGAAATGCAAATTGCTTCTCTTGATGGCGATGATGTTGATATCCGGGTTTCGCATCAACTCCGTTTCAATAAGCCGCTGGCCCAACATTTGGGATTGGGGCGAAATGATCAATTCCACGACAATCGGCTCGTCTTTGCCGGCATTAAAGGATAGACCTTCCTCGGACCGGGGTAGTGTCACATCTTCCTGATGCAGAATGGCAACCAGATCATTCAAGGAGCCTTTCACCAGAAGCAGATCGTCCGGCGCAATTTCGACGGTGTCTCGTGTGGGGTGGTATATATGCGAATACCTGATCAGTTCAAGAACTTCCAAATCTGGATAGTTTTTGGAAAATGCCTGTGCGGGCGCTTGGCCGATCAGGGCGCTTTTTCGTGGAATTTTAAGCTCTGCCAGGTACCGGCGATGGGTGTTGTCCTGAATTCGGCAGATCGGATTTGATAGCGAGGGCAATAAACGCGGCGCCCCAAAAGACAAGAAGATCAGGCCGAAAATCGCGATAGGAACGCCAAGACGAGAGAGTTCAAACATGCCCAGTGGGCCATAACCGTATTGGGCGCTTAAATCACTGATAATGATATTGGTTGATGTGCCGATGAGCGTGCAGGTGCCGGCAAGAATGGACGCATAGGAAATGGGTATCAGGAATTTGGAAGGGCTCAGGCCGAATTCGCAGCACATGGTCATGACCACGGGAATAAAGAGAATCACCACCGGGGTGTTGTTGATAAAGGCGGAGGCAAGGGCGATTGTGAGCAAAATCACGACCAGGGCGAGGGTCGAATTGCCCTTGGCCAGCTTTATCACGCGTCGACCGATAAATTCAACGGCTCCGGTTCGCATCATTCCCTTGCTGATAATGAACATGGCGCCAACCGTGATCACCGCGGGATTGGCAATGCCCGCTACCGCCTCCTTGGGGGTAAGGATTTTAAAGAGAACCAGCAGGGACATGATGCCGAGGCCGGTCAGTCCGGCTGATATCTGTTCGGAAATGAGCAGATAAAGGGTCAG contains the following coding sequences:
- the epmA gene encoding EF-P lysine aminoacylase EpmA: MTPYRQTHIRENLRLRAGILQLVRRFFNNNHFLEVETPIRLSTPAPERHIEPIPCGSWWLQPSPELFMKRLLSAGYARIFQICKCFRHRERGRNHLSEFTMLEWYCAGIDYFDFMDQCEGLVRTVAHGLGTPDTLHYQNHTVDISAPWSRMSVADAFSRWAKLTPEAALAQDRFEEIMVNDIEPMLGFDKPTFLYDYPAACGSLARLDPLRSDVAQRFELYICGLELCNAFVELTDPVEQRVRFEDERSAMARAGKTCHALPEAFLSALGDMPEAAGNAMGIDRLVMIFADTRCIDDVVAFTPEES
- a CDS encoding histone deacetylase, with amino-acid sequence MLHAKHKTGLVFFPAFDWAISPTHPEREERLLYTQDQVIEEGIFDIEGIHEFKPGLCTVEDIQRVHFCVPDVSAVTTESHFISAGGAKTIGKAVLDKKIEHGFALVRPPGHHAMRVVHGARGFCNINIEAVMIEYLRTAYNVKKVAIVDTDCHHGDGTQDIYWHDPNTLFVSMHQDGRTLYPGSGFANEMGGPTAVGTTVNIPLPPHTSEEGFLYALTDIVLPILKDFKPDLIVNSAGQDNHFTDPITNMNFSAQGYADLTRLLKPDIAVLEGGYAIEGALPYVNVGIILAMAGLDYSKVVEPDYDAEKTRQTPGIMDWIKRTGETVLGNWAQREKTKADLLSKKKLDERTRNIYYDTDNIGERQIETIRACPDCPGALKIASSSDRGVQILAVHIPIDACGECTHLGYQWYESANGADYSHIYLQDRKKDIYLVRALGK
- a CDS encoding hydantoinase/oxoprolinase family protein — protein: MIIGLDVGGTHTDVVLLGKNGLIREFKIPTNQSDLFETVLTGLHQVTDGIDPNTIGRVVFSTTLTTNAIVQKETPPVGIIVTAGPGIDAALLQVSDHYHSVTGAIDHRGREIQPVNTDEIIAISRKLVTAGVHYVGVVGKFSTRNPSHELKIASLLEGQFEKVFLGHQMSGNLNFPRRIATVYLNAAVYPIHKTFFEAVQKSLVEKGILRSIKILKPDGGTMRFDSSIDYPGHTILSGPAASVMGALPYASKNVGSLVLDIGGTTTDMAVLVDGVPLLDPLGAELGGYKTLIHAMNTHSIGVGGDSFVRVIDGRLEIGPDRKGPAMAFGGLSPTPTDALFVLGLISDGNRQKSIDGLTPVAEALGTTVENAAALIHEKTCQDILDAATQMIVRINSKPVYTVHELLENYKVNPTEILVLGGPAAILSKKLEEISALTVRALPNSKVANAIGAALARTTCELTFFADTEQGICTAPEENYLKKIGKEFSNQDAVREAFELLRHKGLQMGADPDHLEMEVVENIQFNMVRGFYTTGRNIRTKVQIKPGLIHGYELFAGLETPASPS
- a CDS encoding DUF523 and DUF1722 domain-containing protein, translating into MDQAIRIGISACLLGEKVRYDGGHKKDRFLTDTLGQYVTYVPVCPEVECGLGVPRETMRLVGDIEAPRLVTTQSGIDHTAQMVTWARQRAQALESENLCGFIFKSDSPSSGMERVKVYGKSGMPVKKGVGVFARIFMAHFPFLPAEEEGRLHDPALRENFIERVFVFKRWRELLSGQKKRGELVAFHTHHKLMILAHSPAHYKEMGKLIAKIKVIPAETLYDTYQSLLMAALQLKATPAKNTNVLQHVLGYFKKQLTGDEKQELLDIISLYQKRHVPLIVPVTLINHYVQKYNQPYLKSQFFLSPHPIELNLRNHA
- a CDS encoding pyrimidine dimer DNA glycosylase/endonuclease V encodes the protein MNIFVLDTDFERCARYHCDQHVVKMILESAQILCSALHIHGFNTPYKPTHLKHPCVLWAAASYDNFNWLKKLMVYLNKEYRYRFRKSMDHRSIDILGKINGMAYEARGLTPFVQAMPEKYQVPGDAVRAYRAYYIGEKLKFAKWRRRRRPPWTRALPF
- a CDS encoding SLC13 family permease — its product is MSVWVVSAILLLTLYLLISEQISAGLTGLGIMSLLVLFKILTPKEAVAGIANPAVITVGAMFIISKGMMRTGAVEFIGRRVIKLAKGNSTLALVVILLTIALASAFINNTPVVILFIPVVMTMCCEFGLSPSKFLIPISYASILAGTCTLIGTSTNIIISDLSAQYGYGPLGMFELSRLGVPIAIFGLIFLSFGAPRLLPSLSNPICRIQDNTHRRYLAELKIPRKSALIGQAPAQAFSKNYPDLEVLELIRYSHIYHPTRDTVEIAPDDLLLVKGSLNDLVAILHQEDVTLPRSEEGLSFNAGKDEPIVVELIISPQSQMLGQRLIETELMRNPDINIIAIKRSNLHFTERQLHDVRLKIGDIMLVWCFANKLGAIRAGKDYIMIEDVYEEIIHKRKTWISSIIFAGMITAATSGLADIMVCALLAAFLMILTGCLQMRDAYRALQGEVLLLIAGTIALGTAMAQTGTSQLYAHAFLRLLSGYSPPVILGGIILMTSISTQILSNNATAVLILPIAISAATSLGVDPKPFIVGVCFGASACFATPIGYQTNLLVYGPGGYRFSDYLKLGMPLNLMVLIAGALFIPRLWPF